From a single Ensifer adhaerens genomic region:
- a CDS encoding Glycine/D-amino acid oxidase, which translates to MAPAITPVQISPDFPKETTVVVIGAGIVGLTAALTLAERGIPVVVLEKGRVAGEQSSRNLGWCRKMGRSAPDVRMAVAADQLWAEMPQRVGVDVGYRQAGIMYLARTEAEMEMHRGWMKSVSDMSLDSKLLSASEIDGLVPGGKGQWAGGIFTASDGRAEPTLAPSAIANAAARLGVKIVENCAVRTLTRTGGKVTGVVTERGEIRCDQVLLAAGLWSRKFLANLGISLPTLPLVSSVMRTAPMDGPTEIAVGGPDFSFRKRSDGGYTVTQRGALGAPLMLDHLLIGMRYLHMLRHQRSLLRINLGKDFLNDIRLPRRWGPKSVSPFERIRTMDPQADEGINAEAIRNLVAAWPVFKDMVIEEVWAGMMDITPDSLPAIERIDSIPDFTIATGFSGHGFGTGPAAGQLAADLVTDAPPIVDPTPYKLRRFS; encoded by the coding sequence ATGGCACCCGCAATTACACCGGTTCAGATCTCTCCCGATTTCCCGAAAGAAACCACCGTCGTCGTGATCGGCGCCGGCATTGTCGGGCTAACGGCGGCACTGACGCTGGCCGAACGCGGCATCCCGGTCGTGGTGCTGGAAAAGGGCCGGGTGGCGGGCGAACAGTCCTCGCGCAATCTCGGCTGGTGCCGCAAGATGGGACGCTCGGCGCCTGACGTACGGATGGCGGTTGCCGCCGACCAGCTCTGGGCCGAAATGCCGCAGCGCGTCGGCGTCGATGTCGGCTATAGACAGGCCGGCATCATGTATCTCGCCCGCACCGAGGCGGAGATGGAGATGCATCGCGGCTGGATGAAGTCTGTGAGCGACATGTCGCTCGATTCGAAACTGCTCAGCGCCAGCGAAATCGACGGGCTGGTTCCCGGTGGCAAGGGTCAATGGGCGGGCGGCATCTTCACCGCCTCCGACGGTCGCGCCGAACCGACACTGGCCCCCAGTGCCATTGCCAATGCCGCCGCCCGCCTCGGCGTGAAGATCGTCGAGAACTGCGCCGTCCGCACGCTGACGCGCACGGGCGGGAAGGTGACCGGCGTCGTCACCGAGCGCGGCGAAATCCGCTGCGATCAGGTTCTTCTCGCTGCCGGTCTCTGGTCGCGCAAGTTCCTCGCCAATCTTGGTATCTCCCTGCCGACGCTGCCGCTCGTCTCCTCCGTCATGCGCACCGCGCCGATGGACGGGCCGACCGAGATTGCGGTGGGCGGCCCCGACTTCTCCTTCCGCAAGCGGAGCGATGGCGGCTATACAGTGACGCAGCGCGGCGCGCTCGGCGCGCCTCTCATGCTCGACCATCTGCTGATCGGCATGCGCTACCTGCACATGCTGCGCCACCAGCGCAGCCTGCTGCGTATCAACCTCGGCAAGGATTTTCTCAATGATATCCGCCTGCCGCGCCGCTGGGGGCCGAAAAGCGTTTCGCCGTTCGAGCGCATCAGGACGATGGACCCACAGGCCGACGAAGGCATCAATGCCGAGGCGATCCGCAATCTTGTCGCCGCCTGGCCGGTCTTCAAGGACATGGTGATCGAAGAGGTCTGGGCCGGCATGATGGACATCACGCCGGATTCGCTGCCCGCCATCGAGCGAATCGACAGCATTCCGGACTTCACCATTGCCACCGGCTTTTCCGGCCACGGCTTCGGCACCGGGCCGGCGGCCGGTCAGCTCGCGGCCGATCTGGTGACGGATGCGCCGCCGATCGTCGATCCGACGCCCTACAAGCTCAGGCGTTTCAGCTGA
- a CDS encoding maleylacetoacetate isomerase, producing the protein METTLYDYWRSSSSYRVRIGLTLLGLAYVSEPINLVDGAQRSQSYLARNPQGLVPTLEIDGVALTQSLAILEYLDETRAARWLPADPAERAHVRALAYAIAMEIHPVCNLRVARYAVSLGGVTMEDWMKHFISDGLADFEALLMQTPEQTYCHGDAVSLADICLVPQVYNARRWGVDMTQFPRTLAIASRLETLEAFAEAHPDKAKPN; encoded by the coding sequence ATGGAAACCACCCTTTACGACTATTGGCGCTCTTCCTCCTCTTACAGGGTCCGGATAGGCCTCACCCTTCTGGGCCTCGCCTATGTGAGCGAGCCGATCAATCTCGTGGATGGCGCCCAGCGCAGCCAGTCTTATCTCGCGCGCAATCCGCAGGGCCTTGTGCCGACGCTGGAAATTGACGGCGTGGCGCTAACCCAGTCGCTGGCCATCCTCGAATACCTGGATGAAACGCGCGCCGCCCGTTGGCTGCCGGCAGACCCGGCGGAAAGAGCGCATGTGCGGGCGCTCGCCTACGCCATCGCGATGGAGATCCATCCGGTCTGCAATCTGCGGGTCGCGCGCTACGCCGTGTCGCTGGGCGGCGTGACCATGGAAGACTGGATGAAGCACTTCATTTCCGATGGTCTGGCCGATTTCGAGGCGCTTCTGATGCAGACGCCGGAGCAAACCTATTGCCACGGCGATGCGGTCAGCCTTGCCGACATCTGCCTTGTCCCGCAGGTCTACAATGCGAGGCGTTGGGGTGTGGACATGACGCAATTTCCCAGAACGCTTGCTATCGCCTCGCGGCTGGAGACGCTAGAGGCTTTTGCAGAGGCCCATCCCGACAAGGCAAAACCAAACTGA
- a CDS encoding muconolactone D-isomerase — translation MLFHVRMDVKIPHGLPADEVAGILAREKAYSQELQASGKWRHIWRIAGQYANYSIFDVRDNAELHDILSQLPLFKFMEIDVTPLLRHPSAIRQDDT, via the coding sequence ATGCTTTTTCATGTCCGCATGGATGTAAAAATACCCCATGGCCTGCCTGCCGACGAGGTTGCAGGCATTCTTGCCCGCGAGAAGGCCTATTCGCAGGAACTTCAGGCGTCTGGCAAGTGGCGACACATTTGGAGAATCGCCGGCCAATACGCCAATTACAGCATTTTCGACGTGCGCGATAACGCCGAGCTGCACGACATCCTGTCACAGCTTCCGCTCTTCAAGTTCATGGAGATCGATGTGACGCCGCTTCTGCGGCATCCCTCGGCCATTCGCCAAGACGATACCTGA
- a CDS encoding catechol 1,2-dioxygenase, whose amino-acid sequence MSVKIFDRPETKSFLETVSGLDKAGGNPRVKQVVHRILTDLYKAIDDLNVTPDEYWTAIAWLNEIGASGQAGLISPGLGLDHFLDERLDAIDDALGIKNETPRTIEGPLYVAGAPVSTGFARLDDGTDENGHTLIMHGTVFKADGTPFAGATVEVWHCDTRGFYSHFDPTGKQAPFNMRRTIIADENGRYKFQSIVPHGYGVPPGSPTEQLLSALGRHGQRPAHIHFFVSGADHRKLTTQINIAGDPLVNDDFAYATRDGLVPDVVERNDEASMKANNLKGPFAEIVFDIHLTPLVNGVDNQINEQRKRAAA is encoded by the coding sequence ATGAGTGTAAAGATTTTCGACCGGCCGGAAACGAAGTCGTTTCTGGAGACCGTATCCGGGCTCGACAAGGCGGGCGGCAATCCGCGCGTCAAGCAGGTCGTTCACCGCATCCTGACGGACCTGTACAAGGCGATCGACGATCTCAATGTCACGCCCGACGAATACTGGACGGCAATTGCCTGGCTCAACGAGATCGGCGCTTCCGGTCAGGCCGGCCTGATCTCTCCCGGCCTCGGCCTCGATCACTTCCTGGACGAACGTCTGGACGCGATCGACGATGCACTCGGGATCAAGAATGAGACGCCCCGCACCATCGAGGGTCCGCTCTACGTCGCCGGCGCCCCGGTTTCCACGGGCTTTGCCCGCCTGGACGACGGAACGGATGAAAACGGCCACACGCTGATCATGCATGGCACGGTCTTCAAGGCCGACGGAACGCCCTTTGCCGGTGCGACCGTCGAAGTCTGGCACTGTGACACCAGGGGCTTCTATTCGCATTTCGACCCGACCGGAAAGCAGGCCCCGTTCAACATGCGCCGCACGATCATTGCAGACGAAAACGGTCGCTACAAGTTCCAGAGCATCGTGCCGCACGGTTATGGCGTGCCCCCGGGGAGCCCGACGGAACAGCTGCTTTCGGCACTCGGCCGTCACGGCCAGCGCCCGGCCCACATCCACTTTTTCGTGAGCGGCGCGGACCATCGCAAATTGACGACGCAGATCAACATTGCCGGCGATCCGCTCGTCAATGACGATTTCGCCTATGCCACCCGTGACGGACTGGTTCCGGATGTTGTCGAGCGCAACGACGAAGCAAGCATGAAGGCCAATAACCTCAAGGGTCCCTTTGCGGAAATCGTCTTCGACATCCACCTGACACCGCTGGTCAACGGTGTCGACAACCAGATCAACGAGCAGCGTAAACGCGCCGCCGCCTAA
- a CDS encoding muconate cycloisomerase, which translates to MNTSFLPDIASSRLAATVERVETILVDLPTIRPHKLSVATMDGQTLMIVRVHCSDGIVGVGEGTTIGGLAYGGESPESMKLAVDHYFAPVMTGQDARRVRALMVRIGKMVKENRFAKSAVETALLDAEGKRTGLAVSELLGGRLRDRLPVAWTLASGDTARDIAEAEQMLDLRRHRIFKLKIGKRSVGEDVAHVAAIKRALGDRAAVRVDVNMAWSETQAAEGMAALADVGCELVEQPVATAAALRRLVRRFPVALMADEVLNGPETAFDLAVGRGADVFAIKIEQSGGLFEAQRVAAIADAAGIELYGGTMLEGAVSTAASAHLFSTFNNLAWGTELFGPLLLTEEILREPLDYSDFELTVPTGPGLGIALDEDRLAFFTRGGARKTINVKG; encoded by the coding sequence ATGAACACGAGCTTTCTCCCCGATATAGCGTCTTCCCGGCTGGCAGCCACTGTCGAGCGTGTAGAGACCATTCTGGTCGATCTGCCAACGATAAGGCCTCACAAACTCTCCGTCGCCACGATGGATGGGCAGACCCTGATGATCGTCAGGGTTCATTGCAGCGACGGCATTGTCGGCGTCGGCGAGGGCACCACGATCGGCGGCCTGGCTTACGGTGGCGAAAGCCCGGAAAGCATGAAGCTTGCGGTCGATCACTATTTCGCGCCGGTCATGACCGGACAGGATGCGCGGCGTGTCCGCGCCCTGATGGTCCGTATCGGCAAGATGGTGAAGGAAAACCGCTTCGCCAAGAGCGCGGTCGAGACGGCACTTCTGGATGCGGAAGGCAAGAGAACCGGATTGGCAGTCAGCGAACTGCTGGGCGGGCGGCTTAGGGATCGGTTGCCGGTGGCCTGGACGCTGGCCTCCGGCGATACGGCGCGCGACATTGCCGAAGCCGAACAGATGCTGGATCTTCGTCGTCACCGTATCTTCAAGCTGAAGATCGGCAAGAGAAGCGTCGGCGAAGATGTTGCCCATGTTGCGGCCATCAAACGGGCACTCGGCGACCGCGCTGCGGTGCGCGTCGATGTCAACATGGCCTGGAGCGAGACGCAGGCCGCCGAAGGCATGGCGGCACTGGCCGATGTGGGATGCGAACTCGTGGAACAGCCGGTGGCCACGGCCGCGGCACTGCGCCGCTTGGTTCGCCGCTTTCCCGTCGCTCTCATGGCGGATGAAGTGCTTAACGGGCCGGAAACGGCCTTCGATCTCGCCGTCGGGCGCGGCGCGGATGTCTTCGCCATCAAGATTGAACAGAGCGGCGGGCTTTTCGAGGCGCAGCGTGTTGCCGCCATCGCCGATGCTGCCGGCATTGAGCTTTATGGCGGCACGATGCTGGAAGGGGCCGTCAGCACCGCCGCCTCGGCGCATCTTTTCTCGACGTTCAACAATCTCGCCTGGGGGACGGAGCTTTTCGGACCTCTGCTGCTGACCGAGGAGATCCTGCGCGAGCCGCTCGATTACAGCGATTTCGAACTCACGGTTCCCACGGGACCGGGGCTTGGGATTGCGCTGGACGAGGACAGGCTTGCCTTCTTTACCCGTGGCGGGGCCCGCAAGACGATTAACGTGAAAGGCTAG
- a CDS encoding putative transposase — protein MIDVSPIRHKRHRFPAEIIAHAVWLYYRFPLSFCDVEDLLAERGIEVSFQTVSEWAAKFGLKFAHQLRRRSRGQFADKWQLDEMVVTIKGKKYCVWCAVDANGCVLDALVQSRRNKRAALRLMRKLLKAQETTPRVMVTDKLRSYSAAKADLMPDVEHRSHKGINNRAENSRLPCDDGNDA, from the coding sequence ATGATAGACGTCTCACCCATCCGCCATAAACGTCACCGCTTTCCCGCCGAGATTATCGCCCATGCGGTTTGGCTCTATTACCGGTTTCCGCTCAGCTTTTGCGATGTTGAGGATCTGCTGGCGGAGCGCGGCATTGAGGTCTCGTTCCAGACCGTCTCGGAATGGGCGGCGAAGTTCGGCCTCAAATTCGCTCATCAGCTTCGTCGGCGGTCCCGCGGTCAATTTGCCGATAAGTGGCAGCTTGATGAGATGGTGGTGACGATCAAGGGAAAGAAATACTGTGTGTGGTGCGCCGTCGATGCCAACGGCTGCGTCCTCGACGCCTTGGTGCAAAGCCGCAGAAACAAGCGGGCAGCCCTCCGGCTGATGCGCAAACTGCTGAAGGCTCAGGAGACCACCCCACGGGTGATGGTCACCGACAAGCTACGGTCTTACTCGGCCGCAAAGGCGGATCTCATGCCCGATGTCGAGCATCGCTCGCACAAGGGCATCAACAACCGCGCCGAGAATTCACGTCTTCCGTGCGACGACGGGAACGACGCATAA
- a CDS encoding DNA-binding transcriptional regulator, LysR family, translating to MELRQLRYFVAVARERNITKAAQQLNMAQPPLSRQIQMLEDELGVPLLLRSSRPVKLTEAGRVFYEQALQILGRIDQMKAATRRVGLNQNKIVSIGFVASTLYGGLPSLVRKLRQHAPTLDLQLLDMASVEQIAALKEGRIDVGFGRVQHSDPGIVGIVLQEERLALAIARGTALAEASTPLPVRALNGQKLIVYPKKPRPGYADQVLNLLHSHDVYPESVHEVGDIQTALGLVAAEAGLCIVPSSARQLRSDLEYRLIEGDRATSPVILNHRLGDNSAHIELIKQLIQDMYDESPPWLDTEHHLPTRPAL from the coding sequence ATGGAACTCAGGCAGCTACGCTATTTCGTCGCGGTCGCACGCGAACGGAACATCACCAAAGCGGCCCAGCAACTGAATATGGCGCAACCGCCGCTCAGCCGCCAGATCCAGATGCTGGAGGACGAACTTGGGGTTCCGCTGCTGCTGCGCTCGAGCCGGCCGGTGAAACTGACGGAAGCGGGCCGTGTCTTCTATGAGCAGGCTCTGCAAATCCTCGGGCGCATCGACCAGATGAAAGCCGCGACGCGACGCGTCGGGCTTAACCAGAACAAGATCGTTTCGATCGGCTTTGTCGCTTCGACGCTCTACGGCGGGCTTCCGTCCCTGGTGCGCAAGCTGCGTCAGCATGCCCCTACGCTCGATCTTCAGCTGCTGGACATGGCTTCTGTTGAACAGATCGCGGCACTCAAGGAAGGCAGGATCGACGTTGGATTCGGGCGTGTGCAGCACAGCGATCCGGGCATCGTCGGCATCGTCTTGCAAGAGGAACGCCTTGCCCTCGCGATTGCAAGGGGAACGGCACTGGCGGAGGCATCGACGCCGCTGCCGGTGCGTGCGCTGAATGGCCAGAAGCTGATCGTCTATCCGAAAAAGCCCCGGCCCGGCTATGCCGATCAGGTTCTCAATCTCCTCCATAGCCACGACGTCTACCCGGAAAGTGTTCATGAAGTCGGCGACATACAGACCGCGCTCGGTCTGGTAGCGGCAGAAGCCGGCCTGTGCATTGTCCCTTCCTCGGCCCGCCAGTTGCGCTCCGACCTGGAATACAGGCTGATCGAGGGGGATCGCGCCACGTCTCCGGTCATCCTCAACCATCGCCTTGGAGATAACTCTGCGCATATCGAACTGATCAAGCAACTCATTCAGGACATGTACGACGAAAGCCCGCCCTGGCTTGATACCGAACATCACCTACCGACGCGCCCGGCGTTGTAG
- a CDS encoding Enamine deaminase RidA, house cleaning of reactive enamine intermediates, YjgF/YER057c/UK114 family has product MTKIVKIKTGSKFEDHGSYSRIVAVDNWIFVSNTAGRNPETKEIPEDVGAQTHQVFANIERALAAVGASLADVVMSRVFIQEPKDTETVMTIVGEKFRGTDPASTVTCPPLGSTVYKVEIEVTAYRGASTAEIEKRTISL; this is encoded by the coding sequence ATGACCAAGATCGTCAAGATCAAGACCGGTTCCAAATTCGAGGACCATGGCAGCTATTCCCGCATCGTGGCCGTCGACAACTGGATTTTCGTGTCCAACACCGCAGGCCGCAATCCGGAGACCAAGGAAATCCCGGAGGATGTGGGCGCTCAGACGCATCAGGTCTTCGCCAATATCGAACGCGCGCTGGCCGCCGTTGGCGCAAGCCTTGCCGATGTCGTCATGTCCCGCGTCTTCATCCAGGAGCCGAAGGATACCGAAACCGTCATGACCATCGTGGGCGAGAAGTTCCGCGGCACGGATCCGGCTTCCACGGTGACATGCCCACCGCTCGGCTCGACTGTCTACAAGGTCGAGATCGAAGTGACGGCCTATCGTGGCGCCTCCACCGCCGAGATCGAAAAGCGCACCATTTCCCTTTGA
- a CDS encoding DNA-binding transcriptional regulator, MarR family, with the protein MAEQKRDPEFDLEQFLPYLLNQAAEATSHSFQAAYRDLYGMTRTQWRVMANLGKFGSMTAKDICVISHIEKTKVSRSVTALESAGFLLRTPSEDDRRAEFLSLTDRGMTVFREIGKRANTFDAQLRAELGETAAQELVKALEFLKKRGL; encoded by the coding sequence ATGGCAGAGCAGAAAAGAGACCCGGAATTCGATCTCGAGCAATTTCTTCCCTACCTCCTCAACCAGGCAGCGGAAGCGACATCGCATTCGTTTCAGGCCGCATACCGCGATCTCTATGGTATGACGCGCACCCAATGGCGCGTCATGGCCAATCTCGGGAAATTCGGTTCAATGACGGCGAAGGACATTTGCGTCATTTCCCATATCGAGAAGACCAAGGTCAGCCGGTCCGTCACGGCTCTCGAAAGCGCCGGTTTTCTCCTGCGCACGCCAAGCGAAGACGACAGGAGGGCGGAATTTCTCAGCCTGACCGACCGGGGCATGACGGTTTTCCGCGAGATCGGCAAACGCGCCAATACCTTCGACGCGCAGTTGAGAGCCGAACTCGGAGAGACCGCCGCGCAGGAATTGGTGAAAGCGCTGGAATTTCTGAAGAAGCGCGGCCTCTGA